The following proteins are co-located in the Pelagicoccus sp. SDUM812003 genome:
- a CDS encoding VCBS repeat-containing protein, whose translation MNFLSLVQTPPATTLRTFRAVLRFGVLAFFPVLLASGVASIIDRSTFTGKPIGAPVEGMPWITDLTIADLDQDGRLDVIACEGKLNLILWLRQTEPGVFEETVIEDNVAGPVHVEAVDFDQDGDIDLLISEMGIVTPNDQQIGTVTILENRGDQSFEKHEILKDVWRVNDLRAGDLDGDGDLDLVAGQFGYFQGEVQWLENLGGWTFKQHPLLDLAGTVHSPIGNIDGDGDLDIVALISQDWEEVHCLVNDGSGTFDRKILSGSTNRDFGSSGLTLADLDLDGDLDIVYTNGDGFDYATPGSRPWHGMQWLENLGDAEFEFHRIGDQGGIYSPTVVDIDNDGDNDVVACVWFGDWADPQEASLLCFENVGENRFEHRTLASSPTHLVVVDAADIDADGQIELVTGAFHFYPPYDRLSRITLWDMESAE comes from the coding sequence GTGAACTTTCTTTCTCTCGTCCAAACCCCACCCGCAACGACGTTGCGCACCTTTCGGGCAGTCCTTCGCTTCGGAGTCCTCGCATTCTTCCCCGTGCTGCTTGCATCCGGGGTCGCCTCGATCATTGATCGCTCCACCTTCACCGGAAAACCGATCGGAGCTCCCGTGGAGGGCATGCCATGGATCACCGATCTGACCATTGCCGACTTGGACCAGGATGGACGGCTCGACGTGATCGCCTGCGAGGGAAAACTCAATCTTATCCTCTGGCTCCGCCAGACCGAACCCGGCGTATTCGAGGAAACCGTGATCGAAGACAATGTGGCCGGTCCCGTGCACGTGGAAGCGGTCGACTTCGATCAGGATGGAGACATTGACTTGCTCATTTCTGAAATGGGTATCGTCACTCCAAACGACCAGCAGATCGGCACCGTCACCATCTTGGAAAACCGAGGTGACCAAAGCTTCGAAAAACACGAGATACTCAAAGACGTCTGGCGGGTGAACGACCTGCGGGCCGGAGATCTGGACGGAGACGGCGACCTCGATCTGGTGGCGGGACAGTTCGGCTACTTCCAAGGCGAGGTCCAATGGCTGGAGAATCTGGGCGGGTGGACCTTCAAACAACATCCTTTGCTCGACTTGGCCGGCACCGTGCATAGCCCTATCGGCAATATTGATGGCGATGGGGATCTCGATATCGTGGCGCTGATCAGCCAGGATTGGGAGGAGGTTCATTGCCTCGTCAACGACGGCTCGGGAACCTTCGATCGGAAGATCCTCTCCGGTTCCACCAATCGCGACTTCGGCAGCAGCGGTCTCACCCTAGCCGATCTCGACCTCGATGGCGATCTGGACATCGTCTACACCAACGGTGACGGCTTCGACTACGCTACTCCTGGCTCCCGCCCTTGGCATGGCATGCAATGGCTGGAAAACCTCGGCGACGCGGAATTCGAATTCCATCGCATCGGCGACCAAGGAGGCATCTACAGCCCGACCGTGGTGGACATCGACAATGATGGAGACAACGACGTGGTGGCTTGCGTCTGGTTTGGTGATTGGGCCGATCCTCAGGAAGCTTCGCTGCTTTGCTTCGAAAACGTAGGCGAAAACCGCTTCGAACACCGCACCCTGGCTAGCTCTCCGACCCACCTTGTAGTGGTCGATGCCGCAGACATCGACGCTGATGGTCAAATCGAACTCGTCACCGGGGCCTTCCACTTCTACCCTCCCTACGATCGGCTAAGCCGCATTACGCTTTGGGACATGGAGTCCGCCGAATAG
- a CDS encoding glycosyltransferase, with amino-acid sequence MTIVITTHGSTGDIYPLIRLALELQKAGHTIRFATSRPFKPDVEAAGVPFFQIPPDWEKSELQYWMGRLQKLKSPVSQLKEMYRAATPHLEAIIDGMEEAIDGADCLISSYLFPINKAIAEKHDIPFISYAFAHNTVPSRFYPPHEFPRLRGLPDWIQLRWNRFCWKMGNVVVDTAINSTISRSFKKKGLPGVKDFFSKSAELVLVAVSPGLMRPKIKLHPRFQFTGYCRWQSPTSDEAEAKIRAFRGDQLVPILTFGSMVYDKPKEFIDRLIANWPSDKKLIVQPGWSGFEIPESATNILEVDAMSHDQLFQHASVVIHHGGAGTTASVLHAGKPHIVVPHIGDQDFFSAEVKRLGCGIKARKKTWPEKLAAKVEKIESDPAYLDAAREALATLETEDGPAEAVHQIELFLDHKSQLIGEFLNPDEEF; translated from the coding sequence ATGACCATCGTCATCACGACCCACGGTTCTACCGGAGACATCTACCCACTGATCCGCCTCGCTCTGGAGCTCCAGAAAGCAGGCCATACCATTCGCTTCGCCACTAGTCGCCCTTTCAAGCCCGACGTCGAAGCCGCGGGCGTACCCTTTTTTCAAATACCGCCTGATTGGGAGAAGTCCGAACTGCAATACTGGATGGGACGCTTGCAGAAACTGAAGTCCCCCGTTTCCCAGCTCAAGGAAATGTACCGAGCCGCCACCCCACACCTCGAAGCCATCATCGATGGCATGGAGGAAGCGATCGACGGAGCGGATTGCCTCATCTCTTCGTACCTCTTTCCCATCAACAAAGCCATCGCGGAAAAGCACGACATCCCTTTCATCTCCTACGCTTTCGCTCACAACACCGTGCCCTCGCGCTTCTATCCACCGCATGAGTTTCCGCGCCTGCGCGGTCTGCCCGATTGGATACAGCTGCGCTGGAACCGTTTCTGTTGGAAAATGGGTAATGTCGTAGTGGATACAGCGATCAACTCCACCATCTCCCGCTCCTTCAAAAAGAAGGGACTTCCTGGCGTGAAGGACTTCTTTTCAAAATCCGCGGAGCTGGTGCTCGTCGCCGTTTCACCCGGCCTCATGCGCCCAAAGATCAAGCTCCATCCGCGCTTCCAGTTCACCGGCTACTGCCGCTGGCAATCGCCCACTAGCGACGAAGCGGAGGCCAAGATCCGGGCTTTTCGCGGCGACCAGCTAGTGCCGATCCTCACCTTCGGCAGCATGGTCTACGACAAGCCAAAGGAGTTCATCGATCGCCTCATCGCGAATTGGCCGAGCGACAAGAAACTCATCGTGCAGCCGGGCTGGTCCGGCTTCGAAATCCCCGAATCCGCCACCAACATTCTCGAAGTCGACGCTATGTCGCACGACCAGCTCTTCCAGCACGCCAGCGTCGTCATCCATCATGGCGGAGCGGGCACCACCGCTTCCGTGCTGCACGCAGGCAAACCCCACATCGTGGTGCCGCACATCGGCGATCAGGACTTCTTCAGCGCCGAAGTGAAGCGGCTCGGCTGCGGCATCAAAGCACGCAAGAAAACCTGGCCCGAGAAGCTGGCGGCCAAGGTGGAGAAGATCGAGTCCGACCCGGCCTACCTCGACGCGGCACGCGAAGCTCTCGCTACGCTCGAGACGGAAGACGGACCAGCCGAAGCGGTTCACCAAATCGAGCTCTTCCTCGACCATAAGAGCCAGCTCATCGGCGAGTTCCTCAATCCAGACGAGGAATTCTAA
- a CDS encoding nitroreductase family protein, whose amino-acid sequence MQRQDSDSFSVLKSVIAKRRTTKALASEPVPAPLDRSIAEEIVAQAAWAPFHKPASREHRGKRDLNSNVPWRAYLLDETACKNLRKRLIEIGDETKIPQLLAASSILIQITWLPNSEPMPAAGELFAPTLENMEHIAAASAAAQNILLAATAHDLPNYWSSGGALRSPEVFQWLGIPPREILIGALFLFPSDLSKTEVSGGKLRDKRGAPSQWSRWIAI is encoded by the coding sequence ACGCACCACCAAAGCCCTCGCTTCCGAGCCCGTTCCAGCCCCACTGGATCGCTCCATCGCGGAGGAAATCGTGGCCCAGGCCGCGTGGGCTCCTTTTCACAAACCGGCGTCTCGCGAGCACCGCGGAAAGCGCGACCTGAACTCCAACGTGCCTTGGCGAGCCTACCTGCTTGACGAAACCGCCTGCAAAAACCTGCGGAAACGCCTTATCGAAATCGGTGACGAAACGAAAATCCCCCAGCTTCTCGCTGCATCCAGCATCTTGATACAGATCACCTGGCTTCCAAATTCCGAGCCCATGCCGGCAGCGGGAGAGCTCTTCGCCCCGACCTTGGAAAACATGGAGCATATAGCCGCCGCCTCAGCCGCGGCCCAAAACATCCTGCTAGCGGCCACCGCGCACGATCTCCCCAACTATTGGTCCAGCGGCGGCGCCCTGCGTTCGCCAGAGGTTTTCCAGTGGCTAGGCATTCCCCCTCGCGAAATCCTCATCGGCGCCCTTTTCCTCTTCCCAAGCGATCTCAGCAAAACCGAAGTCAGTGGAGGCAAGCTCCGCGACAAACGCGGCGCCCCTTCCCAATGGTCTCGATGGATAGCGATCTAA